In Streptomyces sp. NBC_01231, the sequence GTGAACAATGCCCTGGCGTTCGGCCTCGCGCATGATGACCTCCGGCCCCTCGCCCCACCGGTCCTGGCCACCATCTGGCGGGGCTCTTCGATCTCAGCTCTCTGTCGGGCGACGGTCTCCTTGAGCTTGGTGACGGTTTCCCGCAGACGTCTTTCGGGCTCCGGGACCTGCCGGGTCTCAGTGCGCACGCTGACATGAGGTGGCCTTACCCGCGTCATCGTCCATGGACCGTGAATCCGGATGTGCGCCATGCCTGGCCGTCGGGCTTGAGGGCGAGCGCCTCGTAATCCCTGCAGCGATTCGAGCCAGTGCCGGGAGTGTCGTCCGGGCGAACGTGGCGGTGGCGTAGTCGTCCGTCATGGTCAGCCGGGGGCCGGTGACGGTGGGGGGAAAAAGTGGGTGGCGGCGGCGATGCCCGTGGTGTTCCCGCTGACTTCGAGGACCTCTCCCGGCAGCAGCGCGCGGTTGTAGACCCGGAAGTCGCGCATCTTGCCCTTGAAGAGCTTGTCACCGTTGTAGCGCACCTGGACCGTGTCGGCGCTGGTGATGAGGAGCCCGGTCCTGCCGGGGCTCACCGCCGACCCGAACATCGTCCGGTTCGGCGACACATACTACATCTACCCGACCACCGACGGGTTCGCGGGCTGGAGCGGTACGCAGTTCAAGGCCTACTCGTCCAAGGACCTGGTCCACTGGACGGACCACGGCGTCATCCTGGACCTCGGCCCTGACATCAG encodes:
- a CDS encoding LamG domain-containing protein, with the translated sequence MSPGRTGLLITSADTVQVRYNGDKLFKGKMRDFRVYNRALLPGEVLEVSGNTTGIAAATHFFPPPSPAPG